A window of bacterium contains these coding sequences:
- a CDS encoding saccharopine dehydrogenase — MVLVCSATAQYAGQVAQAALKAGCDYMDIIYSPKRLMELQALEPKIKEASRCFITEAGIHPGAPATLIRYAAAKFTNLRKVMIAMVISTKHLGSVSSTTELLKDMNDYQGYLYKEGKWQKAGYKQSKTVDFGVFGKRMCIPGESAEIKRLPQELGLTEVGIYLAGFNWFVDYLVFPLGMILGKINKGLGTRMSAKMLLWGCRTFAKPPYGIGIKLEAESAEGQTLNLLASHEDGYEATAIATVACLLQYLDGSANKPGLWMMGHLIDPIRAKDDMAKMGMRFEEI; from the coding sequence GGATGGTATTGGTTTGTTCGGCAACGGCTCAGTATGCCGGACAAGTGGCTCAAGCGGCGCTGAAGGCGGGCTGTGATTATATGGATATTATCTATTCCCCAAAACGCCTGATGGAGCTTCAAGCCCTCGAACCTAAGATTAAGGAAGCCAGTCGATGCTTTATTACCGAAGCCGGCATACACCCCGGAGCGCCAGCAACGCTTATTCGCTATGCCGCTGCAAAATTCACGAATCTACGCAAAGTCATGATTGCGATGGTTATCAGCACAAAGCACCTCGGTTCAGTAAGCTCAACAACTGAGCTGCTGAAAGATATGAACGATTATCAGGGCTACCTCTATAAAGAAGGTAAGTGGCAAAAGGCTGGCTATAAACAGTCAAAAACGGTTGATTTTGGTGTCTTCGGTAAGCGGATGTGCATCCCGGGAGAATCCGCAGAGATTAAGAGACTGCCTCAGGAGCTTGGCCTAACAGAAGTTGGAATCTATCTTGCAGGGTTTAACTGGTTTGTGGATTACCTCGTTTTCCCTTTGGGCATGATTTTGGGGAAAATTAATAAGGGGTTAGGAACTCGGATGAGCGCAAAAATGCTCTTATGGGGCTGTCGAACCTTTGCCAAGCCCCCCTATGGCATCGGCATTAAGTTGGAAGCCGAGAGTGCTGAAGGTCAAACCCTCAACCTGCTTGCCTCCCATGAAGATGGCTATGAGGCAACCGCTATCGCCACTGTCGCGTGTCTCCTTCAATATCTCGATGGATCTGCCAACAAACCTGGGCTTTGGATGATGGGGCATCTAATCGATCCAATCCGCGCTAAAGATGACATGGCTAAAATGGGAATGCGCTTTG